In one Gracilinanus agilis isolate LMUSP501 chromosome 6, AgileGrace, whole genome shotgun sequence genomic region, the following are encoded:
- the HARBI1 gene encoding putative nuclease HARBI1, which produces MAIPITVLDCDLLLYGRGHRTLDRFKLDDVTDEYLMAMYGFPRQFIYYLVDLLGASLSRPTQRSRAISPETQILAALGFYTSGSFQTRMGDTIGISQASMSRCVANVTEALVERASQFIHFPTDETSIQNMKDEFYGLAGMPGVIGVVDCIHVGIKAPNAEDLSYVNRKGLHSLNCLMVCDIRGSLLNVETNWPGSLQDWAVVQQSALRSQFEAGMYKDCWLLGDSSFFLRTWLMTPLHIPGTPAEYRYNMAHSATHNVIEKTFRTIQSRFRCLDGSKGALQYSPEKSSHIILACCVLHNISLEHGMDVWSSPGTGHMEQPEEEREHMEALDSEADRVRQELVLTHFS; this is translated from the exons ATGGCTATCCCAATAACAGTTCTGGACTGTGACCTCCTGCTTTATGGTCGAGGTCACCGAACATTGGATCGCTTTAAGTTGGATGATGTGACTGATGAATACCTTATGGCCATGTATGGGTTTCCACGACAGTTCATTTACTACTTGGTGGATCTTCTGGGAGCGAGTCTTTCTCGACCCACTCAACGGTCCAGGGCCATCAGCCCAGAGACCCAGATCCTTGCAGCTCTGGGCTTTTACACTTCTGGCTCTTTCCAGACCCGGATGGGAGACACCATTGGAATCAGCCAAGCCTCAATGAGCCGCTGTGTTGCCAATGTCACTGAAGCCTTGGTGGAAAGGGCCTCCCAATTCATCCACTTCCCGACAGATGAAACATCCATTCAGAATATGAAAGATGAATTCTATGGACTAGCGGGAATGCCAGGGGTGATTGGAGTAGTTGACTGTATCCATGTAGGGATCAAGGCTCCCAATGCTGAAGATCTCTCCTATGTGAACAGGAAGGGTCTACACTCTTTAAACTGCCTGATGGTGTGTGACATTCGGGGGTCCCTGCTCAACGTGGAGACAAACTGGCCAGGCAGCCTGCAGGACTGGGCTGTGGTGCAGCAGTCAGCCTTGAGGAGTCAGTTTGAAGCAGGGATGTACAAAGACTGCTGGCTCCTGG GTGATAGCTCCTTCTTTCTTCGCACCTGGCTCATGACCCCACTTCATATTCCGGGAACCCCTGCAGAATATCGCTATAATATGGCTCATTCAGCAACTCACAATGTAATCGAGAAGACATTCAGGACCATCCAGTCGAGATTCCGTTGCCTGGATGGATCCAAGGGAGCCCTGCAGTACTCTCCAGAAAAGTCCAGTCACATCATCTTAGCTTGCTGTGTGCTCCACAACATTTCCCTGGAACACGGAATGGATGTGTGGTCTTCTCCAGGAACAGGACATATGGAGCAGCCAGAAGAAGAACGCGAACACATGGAGGCCTTGGACTCGGAAGCTGACCGTGTTCGCCAGGAGCTGGTGCTCACTCACTTTAGCTAA